In Cynocephalus volans isolate mCynVol1 chromosome 3, mCynVol1.pri, whole genome shotgun sequence, one DNA window encodes the following:
- the CHAC1 gene encoding glutathione-specific gamma-glutamylcyclotransferase 1 — protein MKQESAAQNTPPPSPPAQPLRDDDDPQALWIFGYGSLVWRPDFAYSDSRVGFVRGYSRRFWQGDTFHRGSDKMPGRVVTLLEDREGCTWGVAYQVRGEQVSEALKYLNVREAVLGGYDTKEVTFYPQDNPDQPLKALAYVATPQNPGYLGPAPEEAIATQILACQGFSGHNLEYLLRLADFMQLCGPQAQDEHLAAIVDAVGTMLPCFCPTKQALALV, from the exons ATGAAGCAGGAGTCCGCAGCCCAGAACACCCCGCCCCCCTCGCCGCCCGCGCAGCCCTTGCGTGACGACGACGACCCCCAAGCGCTGTGGATTTTCGGGTACGGCTCCCTGGTGTGGAGGCCTGACTTCGCCTACAGCGACAGCCGAGTGGGCTTCGTGCGCGGATACAGCCGCCGTTTCTGGCAGGGAGACACCTTCCATCGGGGCAGCGACAAGATG CCTGGCCGTGTGGTGACCCTTCTTGAAGATCGTGAG GGCTGCACTTGGGGTGTGGCATATCAGGTGCGAGGTGAGCAGGTGAGCGAGGCCTTGAAGTACCTGAATGTGCGGGAGGCAGTGCTTGGTGGCTATGATACCAAGGAGGTCACCTTTTATCCCCAAGACAACCCTGACCAACCTCTCAAGGCATTGGCCTACGTGGCCACCCCACAGAACCCTGGCTACCTGGGCCCTGCGCCTGAGGAGGCCATTGCTACACAGATCCTGGCCTGCCAAGGCTTCTCTGGCCACAACCTTGAGTATTTGTTGCGTCTGGCGGACTTCATGCAGCTCTGTGGGCCTCAGGCACAGGATGAGCACCTGGCAGCCATTGTGGATGCTGTAGGCACTATGCTGCCCTGCTTCTGCCCTACCAAGCAGGCTCTGGCACTGGTCTGA